A genomic stretch from Neodiprion fabricii isolate iyNeoFabr1 chromosome 3, iyNeoFabr1.1, whole genome shotgun sequence includes:
- the LOC124178870 gene encoding mitotic-spindle organizing protein 1-like, producing MHISFTFLTTLNRACKQESRTSMPEPVNHQVNAARKTFQTLHQISKLLNTNLDPSTLSICVRLCENGVNPQALATVVKELQREVKVLNSTQSGSAPSKASLNK from the exons ATGCatatttcatttacatttttaacAACGCTAAATAGAGCTTG TAAACAAGAAAGTCGAACCAGCATGCCGGAACCTGTGAATCATCAGGTGAATGCAGCTCGCAAGACATTCCAGACACTTCATCAAATATCCAAACTATTAAACACGAACCTTGACCCATCTACGCTCAGCATTTGCGTGAGACTCTGTGAAAATGGCGTCAACCCACAGGCACTGGCAACTGTGGTGAAAGAATTACAGAGGGAAGTTAAAGTCTTGAATAGTACACAGTCTGGTTCTGCTCCCAGCAAAGCAAGTTTAAATAAGTAG
- the LOC124178869 gene encoding V-type proton ATPase subunit F 1 isoform X2 produces MHVVEQGDSASQQQSLSRHGKGKLLAVIGDEDTCVGFLLGGVGEINKNRQPNFMVVDKNTAVGEIEDTFKRFIKRDDIDIILINQNVAEMIRHVIDSHTQPVPSVLEIPSKDHPYDASKDSILRRARGMFNPEDIH; encoded by the exons atGCATGTAGTAGAGCAAGGAGACTCGGCCTCTCAACAACAGAGTCTAAGCAGGCATG GAAAAGGCAAGCTCCTCGCCGTAATTGGAGATGAG GACACTTGCGTTGGATTTCTTTTGGGAGGTGTTGGAGAGATCAACAAAAATCGCCAGCCCAACTTTATGGTCGTTGACAAGA ACACGGCTGTTGGAGAAATTGAGGATACGTTCAAGCGCTTCATCAAACGGGACGACATCGATATTATTCTTATCAACCaaaat gtgGCTGAGATGATCCGACATGTGATTGACAGCCATACACAACCCGTGCCATCGGTTTTAGAGATCCCTAGTAAGGATCACCCATATGATGCAAGCAAAGATTCAATTCTGCGACGTGCCAGA GGTATGTTCAACCCGGAGGATATCCATTAA
- the LOC124178869 gene encoding V-type proton ATPase subunit F 1 isoform X1: MAKVKEAMHRLQENTGAGLDRKGKLLAVIGDEDTCVGFLLGGVGEINKNRQPNFMVVDKNTAVGEIEDTFKRFIKRDDIDIILINQNVAEMIRHVIDSHTQPVPSVLEIPSKDHPYDASKDSILRRARGMFNPEDIH; the protein is encoded by the exons ATGGCGAAAGTGAAGGAAGCAATGCATCGGTTACAGGAAAACACGGGTGCAGGACTAGACA GAAAAGGCAAGCTCCTCGCCGTAATTGGAGATGAG GACACTTGCGTTGGATTTCTTTTGGGAGGTGTTGGAGAGATCAACAAAAATCGCCAGCCCAACTTTATGGTCGTTGACAAGA ACACGGCTGTTGGAGAAATTGAGGATACGTTCAAGCGCTTCATCAAACGGGACGACATCGATATTATTCTTATCAACCaaaat gtgGCTGAGATGATCCGACATGTGATTGACAGCCATACACAACCCGTGCCATCGGTTTTAGAGATCCCTAGTAAGGATCACCCATATGATGCAAGCAAAGATTCAATTCTGCGACGTGCCAGA GGTATGTTCAACCCGGAGGATATCCATTAA
- the LOC124178866 gene encoding Y+L amino acid transporter 2, translating to MVKQVTLESPSEMQLMSPTEDGKALPGSQEFEPSKIQMKKQLGLLEGVAIILGIIFGSGIFVSPKGVIKEVGSVGLSLIIWVFCGLLSMVGALCYAELGTSIPVSGGDYAYIHEAFGPLPSFLYLWAANLIFVPTTNAIMSLTFAQYVLQPFFPNCEIPDDGMRLIAAVTICLLTFINCYDVKETSMMQNVFMFAKVAALVIIIITGMTWLGLGHTENFTTPFEETNTDPGKIAVAFCSGIFSYSGWNYLNFMTEELKNPYVNLPRAIYISLPLVTFIYVLANVAYLAVLTPDMMIASYAIAVTFGDQVLGVMSWTIPVMVAISAFGGLSVHIMTSSRMCFVGARNGQFPAMLSYINVSKLTPTPALVFLCILSLCMLCTSDVFVLITYCSIVETFFITLSIAGILWLRYKRPNMERPIKVSLWVPITFVMICIFLIVVSCYQAPFEVGIGTLITLSGIPAYYVGIVWKNKPKSFQRQYNRITCTIQKLFVAAREERDQ from the exons ATGGTGAAACAGGTAACACTTGAGTCACCTAGTGAAATGCAACTAATGTCACCCACCGAAGATGGAAAGGCTCTTCCTGGTAGCCAAGAATTTGAGCCTAGTAAAATACAGATGAAAAAACAGCTTGGCTTGCTGGAAGGAGTTGCTATAATTTTAGGAATCATATTTGGATCAG gaatttttgtttcaccgaAGGGCGTAATCAAAGAAGTAGGTAGTGTTGGCTTATCTCTCATCATATGGGTCTTTTGTGGTTTGCTCTCTATGGTTGGAGCGTTGTGCTATGCGGAATTGGGTACAAGCATACCTGTTAGCGGTGGTGATTATGCTTATATTCACGAAGCCTTTGGACCATTACCATCTTTCTTGTATTTGTGGGCAGCAAATTTGATATTCGT TCCTACAACGAACGCTATTATGAGTCTCACTTTTGCTCAGTATGTTCTCCAACCATTTTTTCCGAATTGTGAAATCCCTGATGATGGTATGAGACTCATAGCTGCTGTCACTATAT GCTTGCTGACTTTTATCAATTGCTACGATGTTAAAGAGACATCAATGATGCAGAATGTGTTCATGTTTGCTAAGGTCGCTGCAttagttataattattatcactgGAATGACCTGGTTAGGACTTG GGCatacagaaaatttcacaacacCATTCGAAGAAACTAATACTGATCCAGGAAAAATTGCAGTTGCATTTTGCTCTGgtatattttcttattctgGCTGGaactatctgaattttatgaCAGAAGAACTCAAAAATCCATATGT AAATTTACCTCGTGCTATCTACATATCGCTGCCATTGGTGACTTTCATCTATGTTCTCGCCAATGTGGCTTATTTAGCAGTGTTAACACCAGATATGATGATCGCCTCTTATGCTATTGCTGTG ACGTTTGGGGATCAAGTACTGGGAGTCATGTCGTGGACGATACCTGTGATGGTAGCAATTTCAGCTTTTGGCGGCTTGAGCGTCCATATCATGACTTCTTCACGGATGTGCTTCGTAGGTGCTCGGAATGGGCAATTTCCAGCTATGTTGAGCTACATTAATGTGTCCAAGCTGACTCCTACCCCTGCCTTGGTGTTTTTG tgtATTTTGTCACTATGTATGCTTTGCACCAGTGATGTATTTGTGCTAATTACTTACTGTAGTATCGTGGAGACATTCTTCATTACATTATCTATTGCCGGTATTTTATGGCTGAGATATAAGAGACCGAACATGGAGAGGCCCATCAAG GTTTCATTGTGGGTACCTATTACGTTTGTGATGATATGTATTTTCCTCATTGTGGTATCTTGCTATCAGGCACCATTTGAAGTAGGTATAGGCACTCTAATTACCCTGTCTGGAATCCCTGCTTATTACGTCGGAATTGTGTGGAAGAATAAACCAAAGTCATTTCAACGTCAGTACA ATCGCATCACCTGCacaatacaaaaattgtttgtaGCTGCGAGGGAAGAAAGAGATCAGTAA
- the LOC124178308 gene encoding uncharacterized protein LOC124178308 gives MANHCQASSLHLECSNYEALVLEVEIHKVKDLDSQNYGALVLDVKFHQVADLERRNYGALVLEVEFHQVADLERRNHEALVLEVEIHPVEDLDSQNYGALLLEVEVHQVEDLERRNHRALVLEFELHQKADPKRRIQEVENPVLEICGARFPYVLSTARLFPD, from the exons ATGGCAAATCATTGTCAGGCTTCTAG tttgcaCCTCGAGTGCAGTAACTACGAAGCGCTAGTCCTGGAGGTCGAAATCCACAAGGTAAAGGACCTAGACAgtcagaactacggagcgcttgtcctggatgTCAAGTTTCACCAAGTAGcagacctggagcgcagaaactacggagcgct tgtcctggaagtcgagtttcaccaggtagcggacctggagcgcaggaaccacgaagcgcttgtcctggaggTCGAGATCCACCCGGtggaggac ctggacagccaaaactacggagcgcttctCCTGGAGGTCGAGGTCCACCAGGTGgaggacctggagcgcaggaaccaccgAGCGCTCGTCCTTGAATTCGAGTTGCATCAGAAAGCGGATCCgaagcgcaggatccaggaggtagagaacccggtactcgaaatttgcggagcgcgattcccTTACGTCctctctactgcgcggttgtttccggACTGA
- the LOC124178868 gene encoding LDLR chaperone boca, producing MSKMKNIFKFFLLVLLICIPNANCSKPEEKPSWAKKDIRDYTDADMERLLDQWEEGDDPLEPDELPEHLRPSPKIDLAKLDMTNADNVIRATKKGKGLMMFVGLKKEYSREETESITQRWQTGLHNNHIIAERYIIDDNRAIFMFRDGAQVIDAKGFLLEQPELTEITFEGQTFNGKYNKENMAEETAGESKVKTKKKISKPTTETKRETANNKDEL from the exons atgtcaaaaatgaaaaatatttttaagtttttcTTACTAGTGTTACTTATTTGCATACCGAATGCAAATTGTTCAAAGCCTGAGGAAAAACCTAGTTGGGCTAAAAAGGACATTCGTGATTATACGGATGCAGATATGGAGAGGTTATTGGACCAGTGGGAG GAAGGTGATGACCCTTTAGAGCCAGATGAACTTCCAGAACACCTTCGCCCGAGCCCAAAAATTGACTTGGCAAAG CTTGATATGACGAATGCAGATAATGTCATTAGAGCAACTAAAAAAGGCAAAGGTTTAATGATGTTCGTgggattgaaaaaagaatattctCGTGAAGAAACTGAATCTATAACGCAACGATGGCAGACTGGCCTTCATAATAATCATATTATTGCAGAAAG ATACATAATTGACGACAATAGAGCAATTTTCATGTTTCGCGACGGTGCCCAGGTCATTGATGCAAAAGGATTTCTCTTGGAGCAACCAGAATTGACAGAAATAACATTTGAGGGTCAAACTTTTAatggaaaatataataaagaG AATATGGCCGAAGAAACAGCAGGTGAATCAAAGGTAAAAAccaagaagaaaatttcgaaaccTACTACAGAAACAAAACGTGAAACAGCAAACAATAAAGATGAACTATGA
- the LOC124178307 gene encoding dual specificity protein phosphatase CDC14C-like, whose amino-acid sequence MGEYIKNKLYFATLAAGRREARSTSDIHFFSTDNELVYNNFYNDFGPLNLACLYKYCCTVNEKLTSPTNRKKQIVHYTSQNQQKRANAAFLIACYAILYLKKSPKEAYKPLIAANGHPLRPFQDASMGVSIYNIKLLDCLNAIHKAAAFGFFNFDDFDLAEYEKYEQMRNGDLNWMVPQKFLAFVGPSTELGSVYHPPERYLEYFQKNNVIAVVRLNKKSYEASRFTRAGITHYDMFMPDGSVPPKRVLDYFLRLAETTVGPIAVHCKAGLGRTGSLIAAYLVKHYRMSAKEAIAWMRICRPGSVIGHQQAWLEDMESMLWREGQQYRLKYHGDGDMILHHKRGIYSMAKKVEKQLDQAHGTNRFDATHFNKLLVENNSGNTTDLELPVIAERRRHNVALTRTSKPGLASILGKLCTVGGSTPFNSDKNSQIGRKGASDAVNYKSKNNGNLHCLTQGDRLNEIKINRNKLSVNSLLFSRNNVAPPPQSNSAKRLQRRK is encoded by the exons ATGGGGG AGTACATAAAAAACAAGCTCTACTTCGCAACCTTGGCGGCAGGTCGAAGAGAGGCAAGGAGTACATCGGATATTCACTTCTTCAGTACCGACAATGAGCTGGTATATAACAACTTTTATAACGACTTTGGTCCCTTGAATTTGGCCTGCTTGTACAA ATACTGTTGCACGGTTAATGAGAAATTGACAAGTCCTACCAACCGGAAAAAGCAGATTGTCCACTACACATCGCAGAATCAACAGAAAAGAGCAAATGCTGCATTCTTGATAGCTTGTTACGCCATTCTCTACTTGAAGAAGTCACCCAAAGAGGCTTACAAACCTCTGATTGCAGCCAACGGACACCCGCTGAGACCTTTTCAAGATGCTTCGATGGGGGTCTCCATTTATAACATTAAACTGCTAG ACTGTCTAAATGCCATCCACAAAGCGGCAGCGTTCGGTTTCTTTAATTTCGATGACTTTGATCTTGCCGAATATGAGAAATACGAGCAGATGCGGAACGGCGATCTGAATTGGATGGTTCCGCAAAAGTTCTTGGCATTTGTTGGCCCCAGTACGGAGCTTGGATCGGTGTATCATCCTCCAGAGCGATATCTTGAGTACTTCCAGAAAAATAACGTCATAGCTGTTGTTAGACTGAACAAGAAATCTTACGAGGCATCCAG GTTCACCAGAGCAGGAATCACACATTACGACATGTTCATGCCTGACGGTAGCGTGCCTCCCAAAAGAGTACTGGACTACTTTTTGCGATTGGCTGAGACGACCGTTGGACCAATCGCTGTGCATTGTAAG GCGGGCTTAGGTAGAACAGGATCGCTGATCGCAGCCTACTTAGTCAAACATTATAGAATGTCAGCGAAAGAAGCCATCGCCTGGATGAGAATATGTCGTCCTGGTTCCGTTATCGGACATCAGCAAGCATGGCTGGAGGATATGGAAAGCATGCTTTGGCGGGAAGGACAACAGTATAG GTTGAAATACCACGGTGACGGAGACATGATATTACATCACAAGAGAGGAATTTACTCAATGGCTAAAAAAGTGGAGAAGCAGCTTGACCAGGCTCATGGTACTAACCGTTTTGACGCCACGCATTTCAACAAACTTTTAG TGGAAAACAACTCTGGCAACACAACAGACCTGGAACTACCAGTCATAGCGGAACGGCGAAGACACAACGTAGCTTTGACCAGAACGAGTAAACCAGGCTTAGCTAGTATTCTAG GTAAATTATGTACGGTTGGAGGTAGCACGCCCTTCAACTCCGACAAAAACTCGCAAATAGGACGAAAAGGAGCTTCAGATGCAGTGAATTACAAATCAAAAAACAATGGCAACCTCCACTGCCTGACACAAGGAGACCGACtgaatgagataaaaatcaatcGTAACAAACTCTCAGTTAACTCTTTGCTATTCTCAAGGAACAACGTCGCCCCGCCACCGCAGTCTAACTCCGCAAAGAGATTACAACGAAGGAAGTGA
- the LOC124178869 gene encoding V-type proton ATPase subunit F 1 isoform X3 yields MSLHSAGKGKLLAVIGDEDTCVGFLLGGVGEINKNRQPNFMVVDKNTAVGEIEDTFKRFIKRDDIDIILINQNVAEMIRHVIDSHTQPVPSVLEIPSKDHPYDASKDSILRRARGMFNPEDIH; encoded by the exons ATGTCTCTTCATTCCGCAGGAAAAGGCAAGCTCCTCGCCGTAATTGGAGATGAG GACACTTGCGTTGGATTTCTTTTGGGAGGTGTTGGAGAGATCAACAAAAATCGCCAGCCCAACTTTATGGTCGTTGACAAGA ACACGGCTGTTGGAGAAATTGAGGATACGTTCAAGCGCTTCATCAAACGGGACGACATCGATATTATTCTTATCAACCaaaat gtgGCTGAGATGATCCGACATGTGATTGACAGCCATACACAACCCGTGCCATCGGTTTTAGAGATCCCTAGTAAGGATCACCCATATGATGCAAGCAAAGATTCAATTCTGCGACGTGCCAGA GGTATGTTCAACCCGGAGGATATCCATTAA